From a single Halogeometricum sp. S3BR5-2 genomic region:
- a CDS encoding ABC transporter permease, whose product MNYYLRRTLRIPLTVLAVATLTFGLIRLLPGGPFTQLRIQLIRQGVPVEQVNARIEALQNIRPDAPLWQQYLDYLVGVAQLDLGRSISLNQPVMEVLARAIPWTIFLVVTSTVLMFVIGVLIGAVQAYWEGSTFDQMASGSSIFLMAVPYYIFAVVFLFFLAFQLNMFPTGNAVDRGVEASLSVEYVASVLHHAALPILSFTIGGIGSTALNMRGNGIQVLGEEYVEVARLRGLSDSRIATRYVAKNAILPMYTGLLLLIGFRLGGTVVLEQIFSYPGLGYYLISAVQANDYPLMMGCFLIITVTLVVAVYVADLTYGLIDPRISAGDSDGY is encoded by the coding sequence ATGAACTACTATCTCCGACGCACGCTCAGGATTCCGCTGACCGTTCTCGCCGTCGCGACGCTTACCTTCGGGCTCATCCGACTGCTCCCGGGCGGGCCGTTCACCCAGCTCAGAATCCAGCTCATCCGGCAGGGGGTTCCGGTCGAGCAGGTCAACGCACGCATCGAGGCCCTGCAGAACATCCGGCCGGACGCTCCGCTCTGGCAGCAGTACCTCGACTATCTCGTCGGCGTCGCTCAGTTGGATCTGGGGCGATCTATCTCGCTCAACCAACCTGTGATGGAGGTTCTCGCCCGCGCTATCCCGTGGACCATCTTCCTCGTCGTGACGTCCACCGTGTTGATGTTCGTCATCGGGGTTCTGATCGGCGCCGTGCAGGCGTACTGGGAAGGCTCCACCTTCGACCAGATGGCCTCGGGAAGCTCTATCTTCCTGATGGCGGTTCCCTACTACATCTTCGCGGTCGTCTTCCTGTTCTTCCTCGCCTTCCAGCTGAACATGTTTCCGACGGGGAACGCGGTCGACAGGGGGGTCGAGGCGTCTCTCAGCGTGGAGTACGTAGCGAGCGTGCTCCACCACGCGGCGCTTCCCATCCTCTCGTTCACCATCGGCGGTATCGGCTCCACCGCGCTCAACATGCGCGGGAACGGAATTCAAGTGCTCGGCGAGGAGTACGTCGAGGTCGCGCGCCTCCGCGGGCTCTCGGACAGCCGCATCGCCACTCGGTACGTCGCGAAGAACGCTATTCTCCCCATGTACACCGGACTCTTGCTGCTCATCGGCTTCCGTCTCGGGGGCACCGTCGTCCTCGAACAGATATTCTCCTACCCCGGTCTCGGCTACTACCTCATCTCGGCGGTCCAGGCCAACGACTACCCGCTGATGATGGGCTGTTTCCTCATCATCACGGTCACGCTCGTGGTCGCCGTCTACGTGGCCGACCTGACGTACGGTCTCATCGACCCGCGCATCAGCGCAGGTGATTCGGATGGCTACTGA